A genomic segment from Klebsiella africana encodes:
- a CDS encoding sugar porter family MFS transporter translates to MNNAQTHLKMGYVWTICLVAACGGLLFGYDWVVIGGAKPFYEAWFSITDPAQSGWAMSSALLGCIFGALISGWCADKLGRKLPLILSAVLFSASAWGTAVASHFDMFVVYRIVGGVGIGLASALSPLYIAEVSPAEKRGRFVAVNQLTIVIGVLAAQLINLMIAEPVEPGATQQMIVDSWNGQMGWRWMFGAELVPALAFLVLMFFVPESPRWLMKAGKPERARAALERIGSADYADRILREIAHTMEKDNNKVSYGALLAPQVKPIVIIGMVLAIFQQWCGINVIFNYAQEIFASAGFDINSTLKSIVATGVVNLVFTIAALPLVDKIGRRKLMLLGASGLTLIYVLIAGAYAMGIMGWPVLLLVLAAIAIYALTLAPVTWVLLAEIFPNRVRGLAMSLGTLALWIACFLLTYTFPLLNAGLGAAGSFLLYGVICAAGYLYILRNVPETKGITLEALEEQLAQRHTGVNAAKQEQMR, encoded by the coding sequence ATGAACAACGCGCAGACACATCTGAAAATGGGCTACGTCTGGACGATTTGTCTGGTCGCCGCCTGCGGTGGTTTACTGTTTGGCTATGACTGGGTGGTGATTGGCGGCGCTAAGCCATTTTATGAAGCCTGGTTTTCAATTACGGACCCGGCGCAGTCCGGCTGGGCGATGAGCTCAGCGCTGTTGGGCTGTATTTTCGGCGCATTAATTTCGGGATGGTGCGCAGACAAACTGGGGCGCAAGTTGCCATTAATTCTTTCCGCCGTGCTGTTCAGCGCGTCGGCCTGGGGGACGGCGGTCGCCAGTCATTTCGATATGTTTGTGGTTTACCGCATTGTGGGCGGCGTAGGGATTGGTCTGGCTTCCGCTCTCAGCCCGCTTTACATTGCCGAAGTCAGTCCGGCAGAGAAAAGAGGGCGTTTTGTCGCGGTCAATCAGCTCACCATCGTGATTGGCGTACTGGCCGCTCAGTTAATCAATCTGATGATTGCTGAACCGGTGGAGCCGGGAGCGACGCAGCAGATGATTGTGGACAGCTGGAATGGGCAGATGGGCTGGCGCTGGATGTTCGGTGCGGAACTGGTGCCGGCGCTGGCGTTTCTGGTCCTGATGTTTTTTGTCCCCGAGTCGCCGCGCTGGCTCATGAAGGCCGGTAAACCGGAGCGCGCCCGGGCTGCGCTGGAACGCATTGGTTCTGCCGACTATGCTGACAGGATCCTGCGTGAAATCGCGCATACCATGGAAAAGGATAACAATAAAGTCTCCTACGGCGCGCTGTTGGCTCCCCAGGTGAAACCGATTGTGATCATTGGCATGGTGCTCGCCATATTCCAGCAGTGGTGTGGGATTAACGTCATCTTTAACTACGCGCAGGAGATTTTTGCCTCGGCGGGGTTCGATATTAACAGCACTTTGAAATCGATCGTCGCGACGGGCGTCGTTAATCTGGTCTTTACCATTGCGGCGCTGCCGCTGGTGGATAAAATCGGTCGCCGTAAATTAATGCTGCTTGGCGCTTCGGGATTGACGCTGATCTATGTGCTGATCGCCGGCGCTTACGCCATGGGCATTATGGGGTGGCCGGTACTGTTGCTGGTGCTGGCGGCGATTGCTATTTATGCGTTGACCCTGGCGCCGGTGACCTGGGTGCTGCTGGCGGAGATTTTTCCCAACCGCGTACGTGGACTCGCGATGTCTTTAGGCACCCTGGCGCTGTGGATCGCCTGTTTCCTGTTAACCTATACTTTCCCGCTGCTTAATGCCGGTCTGGGCGCGGCAGGAAGCTTCCTGCTGTATGGTGTCATTTGCGCTGCCGGCTACCTCTACATCCTGCGCAACGTCCCGGAAACGAAAGGTATCACCCTCGAAGCGCTGGAAGAGCAGCTGGCGCAGCGTCATACGGGCGTTAATGCGGCGAAGCAGGAGCAGATGCGCTAA